A single Campylobacter hyointestinalis subsp. hyointestinalis DNA region contains:
- a CDS encoding TM1802 family CRISPR-associated protein yields MGDITKVFSEIGSIYVNDEAKIKNKAFEYKSITTYLFDIDSRDIEVNLNLSKDDLIICRFGVGANSGNLFPNNIFKPNDIKKDSKKFIKSILTAIKNLLSKFNNEEIKKDERLLILQNIDENYFSDKIDEISNLEENKSKDKSATCFSLAYQNRPISAYYKQVFLDHISSGGEVKENGYDILTNKFGIGADANLAFCSSNELPDKMKWIKSRLLPLNSDSAKLIKMGYEVMDKNLSYNFYGLKMALIPTTLSKDDDFLKDALEILKKVQIESSSEIKKEKNISEIANAEVYIHRGLELSAFSQKNLPILNTILFYEKSNSAVNLYLIIDDVLPSFITHVSRQMDKVRVKAFKNKDDDNKDNFIYLQRLFEDRLEIMSILLSRVKLDNDVIFDKFAQLIYYGSTNKSYAYLVSWDKYFNGYYVERSIDAIKRYMELFNTIKTTKEEIILQKEIKLEEKMDKKQKIDYLFESTEFLKENNTLKSAYLLGMLSANLINWQLAINNNGSSSYAKWLNNCGQINKDSLDRIWKKSEETVRKLCSISGQTNPISTITYINDKLMPFLADSLADKSIVKSSYIALAFAMGGSDFNKYIKTKKEGEENA; encoded by the coding sequence TTGGGCGATATAACTAAGGTTTTTTCCGAAATAGGCTCTATATATGTAAATGATGAAGCAAAAATAAAAAATAAAGCTTTCGAGTATAAATCTATTACAACTTATCTTTTCGATATAGATAGTAGAGATATTGAGGTAAATTTAAATTTATCCAAAGATGACTTAATAATATGTAGATTTGGAGTAGGGGCAAATTCGGGAAATTTGTTTCCAAATAATATATTTAAACCAAACGATATTAAAAAAGATAGTAAAAAGTTTATAAAATCCATCTTGACTGCGATAAAAAATTTATTATCTAAATTTAATAATGAAGAGATTAAAAAAGATGAGAGATTGCTTATACTTCAAAATATAGATGAAAATTATTTTAGTGATAAAATAGATGAGATATCAAATTTAGAAGAAAATAAATCAAAAGATAAATCAGCCACTTGTTTTTCACTCGCTTACCAAAATAGACCAATATCTGCTTATTATAAGCAAGTTTTTCTAGATCATATTTCTAGTGGTGGGGAAGTAAAAGAAAATGGATATGACATACTCACAAATAAATTTGGTATAGGGGCTGATGCGAATTTAGCATTTTGTTCGTCAAACGAACTTCCAGATAAGATGAAATGGATAAAATCTAGGCTTTTACCTTTAAACTCAGATAGTGCAAAACTTATTAAAATGGGTTATGAAGTTATGGATAAAAATTTGTCGTACAACTTTTATGGTCTAAAAATGGCTCTAATCCCAACAACATTATCTAAAGATGATGATTTTTTAAAAGATGCTTTAGAAATTTTAAAAAAAGTACAAATTGAATCCTCGAGCGAGATAAAAAAAGAAAAAAATATTTCGGAAATTGCAAATGCAGAGGTCTATATACATAGAGGTCTTGAACTATCAGCATTCTCACAAAAAAATTTACCCATCTTAAATACTATTTTATTTTATGAAAAATCAAATTCTGCTGTAAATTTGTATCTAATAATAGATGATGTTTTACCATCTTTCATAACTCATGTTAGTAGGCAAATGGATAAAGTAAGAGTAAAAGCTTTTAAAAATAAAGACGATGATAATAAAGATAATTTTATTTATCTTCAAAGATTATTTGAAGATAGATTAGAAATTATGAGCATATTATTATCTAGAGTAAAGCTAGACAATGATGTGATTTTTGACAAATTTGCGCAGCTTATTTACTATGGATCTACAAACAAATCTTACGCATATCTTGTTAGCTGGGATAAATATTTCAATGGATATTATGTCGAAAGAAGCATAGATGCTATCAAACGTTATATGGAGCTATTTAACACTATAAAAACGACGAAAGAAGAAATAATCTTACAAAAGGAGATAAAGTTGGAAGAAAAAATGGATAAAAAACAAAAAATCGACTATCTTTTTGAAAGCACCGAATTTTTGAAAGAAAACAATACGTTAAAAAGTGCATACTTACTCGGAATGCTTTCAGCAAATTTAATAAATTGGCAACTCGCAATAAACAACAACGGTAGTAGCTCTTACGCAAAATGGCTAAATAATTGCGGACAAATAAATAAAGATAGCCTTGATAGAATTTGGAAAAAATCCGAAGAGACAGTGCGAAAATTATGCTCTATTAGCGGTCAGACAAATCCAATTTCTACAATCACATATATCAATGATAAATTAATGCCTTTTTTGGCAGATTCTTTGGCTGATAAAAGTATAGTAAAAAGCTCTTATATTGCTTTAGCATTTGCTATGGGTGGAAGCGATTTTAATAAATATATTAAAACTAAAAAAGAAGGAGAAGAAAATGCTTAA
- a CDS encoding CRISPR-associated endoribonuclease Cas6 has translation MLVITSRIPSKNFYIKRGLGRLIQGYIYNQLPPAEHTGFKHSSGKIFKRVNFSFDLTDNFIKIYFSAFEHSLEERMACAILKDGLKFGDIHLVDTNLEFIYNLTDKEQVILKGFVACAVSGLLGYKVYLEPQDSRHLEMMKINALQRYETLMQKPYDGEFALELKWQNLNRPKEFYYKGDTPLKAWYAKWNIKAKPELTNLLLSAGVGSGCMNYGCGFLEVEQE, from the coding sequence ATGCTTGTTATAACTTCTCGTATACCATCTAAGAATTTTTATATAAAAAGAGGGTTGGGTAGGTTGATCCAAGGCTATATATATAATCAACTTCCACCTGCTGAACATACTGGATTTAAACATAGTAGCGGGAAAATATTTAAAAGAGTAAATTTTAGCTTTGATTTGACTGATAATTTTATAAAGATTTATTTTAGCGCATTTGAACATAGTCTAGAAGAGCGGATGGCTTGTGCTATTTTAAAAGATGGGCTTAAATTTGGCGATATACATTTAGTTGATACCAACTTAGAGTTTATATATAATTTGACAGATAAAGAACAAGTCATTCTAAAAGGATTTGTAGCATGCGCAGTATCCGGGCTTTTAGGATATAAGGTGTATCTTGAACCACAAGACTCTAGGCATCTTGAGATGATGAAAATCAATGCTTTACAAAGATATGAAACTTTGATGCAAAAACCATACGATGGTGAGTTTGCGTTGGAACTTAAATGGCAAAATTTAAATAGACCCAAAGAGTTTTATTATAAAGGTGATACGCCGCTAAAGGCATGGTATGCGAAATGGAATATAAAGGCTAAACCTGAACTTACGAATTTATTACTTAGTGCTGGTGTGGGAAGTGGATGTATGAATTATGGATGTGGATTTTTAGAAGTAGAGCAAGAGTAA
- a CDS encoding ComEA family DNA-binding protein: MRLFGLIALLASLTYAAVNLNTATKEELMELPGIGEAKANAIIEYRSKNKFNSIEDIKNIKGIGDKRYEAIKADLTTSGNTDLSNLKTKANNKTKDIKKNSDKIKELKNNKNKEINKENSKNKKEIKDKKVKIKKDINDKVDSLKE; encoded by the coding sequence ATGAGATTATTTGGTTTAATAGCTTTACTTGCTAGTTTAACTTACGCTGCAGTAAATTTAAATACTGCTACTAAAGAAGAGCTTATGGAGCTTCCAGGAATAGGAGAAGCTAAAGCTAATGCTATCATAGAGTATAGATCTAAAAACAAGTTTAACAGCATAGAAGATATCAAAAACATAAAAGGTATAGGGGATAAAAGATATGAAGCTATAAAAGCTGATCTTACTACTTCGGGTAATACTGACCTATCAAATTTAAAAACAAAAGCAAATAATAAAACAAAAGATATAAAAAAGAACTCAGATAAAATAAAAGAGCTTAAGAACAATAAGAACAAAGAGATAAATAAAGAAAACAGTAAAAATAAAAAAGAGATCAAAGATAAAAAAGTTAAAATTAAGAAAGATATAAATGATAAAGTAGATAGCTTAAAGGAGTAG